One stretch of Halobacillus litoralis DNA includes these proteins:
- a CDS encoding nicotinate phosphoribosyltransferase — MKEIALKLNGEISRLTNKTFKFDERVAEGWFSAVYFLKTRDIVENHLPDNKVTMQFFQKDHAVLCGTDEVIALIHTFAEHPEELEIHSLKDGDKISPYETVLTVTGPYQYFGFLEGIIDGILARRTSVATNVYNVVKAARSSGKQKPIIFMGDRDDHFTQQSGDGYSAFIGGSTAQATHAMNEWWGKEGMGTMPHALIQMFKGDVVAATKAYHQQFPDDQLMALIDYNNDVITDSLKVAREFGNELKGVRLDTSRNLVDKYFLRNQHLMGTFDPRGVNPELIFALRRALDQEGYKHVKIVVSGGFTKERIRAFEEKKVPVDMYGVGGSLLKIGIGFTGDNVLIDGEPEAKEGRRYKHNPRLEYVEYTGAEE; from the coding sequence ATGAAGGAAATAGCACTGAAGTTAAATGGAGAAATCAGCCGGTTAACAAATAAAACGTTTAAGTTTGATGAACGTGTAGCAGAAGGCTGGTTTTCTGCTGTCTACTTTTTAAAGACACGAGATATTGTAGAAAATCATCTACCTGATAATAAAGTAACGATGCAATTCTTTCAAAAGGATCATGCGGTATTGTGTGGGACTGATGAAGTCATCGCATTGATCCATACGTTCGCCGAGCATCCGGAGGAACTTGAGATCCATTCACTGAAAGACGGAGATAAAATCAGTCCTTATGAGACGGTGCTTACGGTAACTGGACCTTATCAGTATTTTGGATTTTTAGAAGGAATCATTGACGGGATATTAGCAAGGAGAACCTCTGTTGCTACCAATGTATATAATGTCGTCAAAGCAGCCCGTTCATCCGGCAAGCAGAAGCCAATCATTTTCATGGGTGACCGGGATGATCATTTCACGCAGCAATCCGGTGATGGATATTCTGCTTTTATCGGTGGTTCCACGGCACAAGCGACACATGCAATGAATGAATGGTGGGGGAAAGAGGGCATGGGAACAATGCCACACGCCCTGATCCAGATGTTCAAAGGGGATGTTGTAGCTGCAACGAAAGCCTATCACCAACAATTTCCAGATGACCAGTTAATGGCCCTGATTGATTACAACAATGATGTCATCACTGATTCTCTCAAGGTAGCTCGGGAATTTGGAAATGAATTGAAAGGTGTTCGCCTAGATACATCACGTAACTTGGTGGACAAGTACTTTTTAAGAAATCAGCATCTCATGGGTACTTTTGACCCAAGGGGAGTGAACCCTGAGCTGATTTTTGCTCTAAGACGTGCCTTGGATCAAGAAGGCTATAAGCATGTGAAAATTGTAGTCAGCGGTGGATTCACAAAGGAACGAATTCGGGCGTTTGAAGAAAAGAAAGTACCTGTAGATATGTATGGCGTCGGCGGTAGCTTATTGAAAATCGGGATCGGTTTTACAGGAGACAATGTATTAATCGATGGTGAACCAGAAGCCAAAGAAGGTAGAAGGTACAAACATAATCCACGCTTGGAATATGTTGAATATACAGGAGCAGAGGAATGA
- the ytpR gene encoding YtpR family tRNA-binding protein — MDVFYNKQGIGDVLIIPIKEGDRDTFKQEAYGDVVKITDNKDGSLLGYNIFNASKYFNIDGQGKMRLTEEMLSPIKDLFTKNQLDDVLDFDLSPKFVVGYVKEKAGHENADKLSVCQVDVGDETLQIVCGAPNIDQGQKVVVAKVGAVMPGGMKIKDAELRGVPSSGMICSAKELNLPDAPQEKGILVLDEDAVIGQPFEV; from the coding sequence ATGGATGTATTTTACAACAAGCAAGGAATCGGAGATGTCCTGATCATCCCTATTAAAGAAGGAGACCGTGATACTTTTAAACAGGAAGCGTACGGAGATGTAGTCAAAATTACCGATAACAAGGATGGTTCTTTGCTCGGCTACAATATTTTTAATGCTTCTAAGTATTTTAACATCGATGGGCAAGGGAAAATGCGTTTGACCGAAGAGATGCTATCCCCAATCAAAGACCTTTTTACAAAAAATCAACTTGACGATGTTCTCGACTTCGATTTAAGTCCTAAGTTCGTCGTTGGATATGTGAAGGAAAAAGCGGGACATGAGAACGCCGACAAATTAAGTGTTTGTCAAGTGGACGTTGGAGATGAGACCTTACAGATTGTCTGTGGTGCTCCAAACATCGATCAGGGGCAAAAAGTCGTTGTTGCTAAAGTAGGAGCGGTTATGCCTGGTGGAATGAAAATCAAAGATGCAGAGTTGAGAGGCGTTCCTTCATCTGGCATGATTTGTTCCGCAAAAGAGTTGAACCTACCAGATGCACCACAAGAAAAAGGAATTTTAGTGCTTGACGAAGATGCTGTTATTGGGCAGCCTTTTGAAGTTTAA
- a CDS encoding DNA translocase FtsK, translated as MMMEIILVLDAKKSVEKQEHEDGVSQRKKRPRKKEEGSEELPETSSIPFTPTDVPSPIYGYQARQLTKGLERLEYAVEEQKSQPEFFTDSNDEKQWQELRKRMRARVDEENSRPRTASELPKILEREEAATTESTLSEEKKEERISEYRDGTRPNVSNEYSGLSFADDEFDHAGADHIDETTPENGNVGKGVSGDILETGKDEEHQVVEVEKSGQENLNLSESLQEAIKRGEEDSLKAAEVSENKEEEDTGVGASDGEQETYDIQNNSSTEYEETNREGTPFNPDEEVSTLSMMEDQEESRLTTGGMEDQELENADPETTEKQAEDEQTKIESEQLNNEVDGARHEEERSSLNGKEETVSQESEMPNEQPAEDGDDHSITTESSKEKTEMYQQAEVEKPNREEQPPSQNETKSKVDSNTDERSKEKEGQKRRVPFNVLMTPRDKKNRDHEKKQNIPVDKPEPKKEEPAARGVEEEKSVRVEYQTPLHLLEDPVRPTSLDDSWITEQMELLETTLRHFHVRAKVVNAMKGPTVTRFEVQPEPGVKVSKITNLSDDIKLSMAARDIRIEAPIPGKQAVGIEIPNKQSMMVGLQEIFESAAFQNDHSPLTVGLGLDIGGDSIVTNLKKMPHGLIAGATGSGKSVCINTILISLLYKAHHEDVKFLLIDPKMVELAPYNDLPHLVSPVITDVKAATTALKWAVKEMEERYEKFVEEGVRDVERYNEKMKKQQRDSEKLPYLVIVIDELADLMMVSPQDVEDAICRIAQKARACGIHLLLATQRPSVDVITGLIKANIPTRIAFSVSSQVDSRTIIDSGGAEKLLGRGDMLFVENGSGQPVRIQGAFVSDDEIERVTHYVKKIAPPQYLFHQEELMKQVSTEEETDEIFDEAVDFVVEQNGASASLIQRRFKVGYNRAARLIDQMEAYGIISEQKGSKPRDILLTRQQIEEMME; from the coding sequence ATGATGATGGAAATTATCCTCGTCCTCGACGCAAAAAAGTCAGTTGAAAAACAAGAACATGAAGATGGTGTGTCCCAAAGAAAGAAAAGGCCTAGAAAGAAGGAGGAGGGTTCTGAGGAGTTGCCTGAAACTTCATCGATCCCTTTCACCCCGACCGATGTTCCATCTCCTATTTACGGCTACCAAGCAAGACAACTTACCAAAGGCTTGGAAAGGTTGGAATATGCCGTAGAAGAACAAAAGTCACAGCCGGAATTTTTCACTGATTCCAATGATGAAAAACAATGGCAGGAATTACGTAAACGGATGAGAGCACGTGTCGATGAAGAGAATTCTAGACCAAGAACTGCTTCTGAGCTTCCAAAAATTCTTGAGCGGGAAGAGGCTGCCACCACCGAAAGCACCTTGTCTGAGGAGAAAAAGGAAGAGCGTATAAGTGAGTACAGAGATGGCACTAGACCGAATGTGTCAAATGAGTATTCAGGCCTCTCATTCGCTGATGATGAGTTTGATCATGCAGGAGCCGACCACATCGATGAAACTACTCCAGAAAATGGAAATGTGGGTAAGGGTGTCAGTGGGGATATACTGGAAACTGGGAAAGATGAAGAACACCAAGTGGTTGAAGTTGAAAAAAGTGGACAAGAAAACCTAAACCTTTCAGAATCTCTGCAAGAGGCGATTAAAAGAGGGGAAGAAGACTCATTAAAAGCGGCAGAGGTGAGCGAAAATAAAGAGGAAGAGGATACTGGAGTAGGAGCTTCTGATGGTGAACAAGAAACGTATGATATACAAAATAATTCATCGACAGAATATGAGGAAACAAACAGGGAAGGCACTCCATTCAATCCAGATGAAGAAGTGTCCACTTTATCCATGATGGAAGATCAAGAGGAGTCTCGCTTGACCACGGGAGGTATGGAAGATCAAGAGCTGGAAAATGCAGATCCTGAAACGACGGAGAAACAGGCTGAGGATGAACAAACGAAGATAGAAAGCGAGCAATTGAACAATGAGGTGGACGGTGCTCGTCATGAAGAAGAACGATCTTCCTTAAACGGGAAAGAAGAAACGGTGTCTCAGGAATCCGAAATGCCTAATGAGCAACCAGCAGAGGATGGAGATGATCACTCGATCACAACCGAGTCTTCCAAAGAAAAAACAGAAATGTATCAACAAGCAGAAGTGGAAAAACCTAATAGGGAAGAACAACCTCCATCACAGAACGAAACGAAAAGTAAAGTGGATTCAAATACGGATGAACGTTCGAAAGAGAAAGAAGGACAAAAGCGCCGTGTGCCTTTTAATGTCCTTATGACGCCACGGGATAAAAAAAATCGCGATCATGAGAAAAAGCAAAACATACCAGTAGATAAGCCTGAACCAAAAAAAGAAGAGCCTGCAGCCAGGGGTGTGGAAGAAGAAAAAAGCGTAAGGGTCGAGTATCAGACACCTTTACACTTGCTGGAAGACCCTGTACGTCCAACATCTCTAGATGATAGTTGGATCACAGAACAGATGGAGCTGCTTGAAACGACTCTTCGACACTTCCATGTGCGTGCCAAAGTGGTTAACGCAATGAAGGGACCGACAGTAACAAGGTTTGAAGTGCAGCCTGAACCAGGAGTCAAGGTGAGTAAAATCACAAACTTGTCGGATGATATCAAACTTAGTATGGCTGCAAGAGACATAAGAATTGAGGCCCCGATCCCAGGAAAACAAGCCGTGGGAATCGAAATTCCTAACAAACAATCCATGATGGTCGGTTTACAGGAAATTTTTGAATCTGCTGCTTTCCAGAACGATCATTCTCCTTTGACTGTTGGTCTTGGCCTGGATATCGGTGGAGATTCGATTGTTACAAACCTGAAAAAAATGCCTCACGGGTTGATTGCAGGGGCTACGGGTTCAGGAAAAAGTGTATGTATCAACACAATCTTGATCAGTCTTTTGTATAAAGCACACCATGAAGATGTGAAGTTTTTGCTTATTGATCCAAAAATGGTTGAACTTGCACCATACAATGACCTCCCACACCTTGTGTCCCCGGTCATTACAGACGTTAAAGCTGCCACAACAGCATTGAAGTGGGCTGTGAAGGAAATGGAAGAACGTTATGAGAAATTTGTAGAAGAAGGCGTAAGGGATGTTGAGCGTTATAATGAGAAAATGAAGAAGCAACAGCGGGACTCTGAGAAACTCCCTTATTTAGTCATTGTCATTGATGAACTCGCCGATTTAATGATGGTTTCCCCACAGGATGTTGAAGATGCCATTTGCCGCATTGCACAAAAAGCAAGGGCATGTGGAATTCACTTACTACTAGCAACCCAGCGTCCATCTGTGGATGTCATCACCGGATTAATCAAAGCTAATATACCGACAAGAATCGCTTTCAGTGTGTCATCACAAGTGGATTCTAGAACGATTATTGATTCAGGGGGAGCTGAAAAACTCCTTGGAAGAGGGGATATGCTGTTTGTTGAAAATGGTTCCGGGCAGCCTGTTCGCATCCAGGGAGCTTTCGTATCTGATGACGAGATTGAAAGAGTGACTCACTATGTTAAAAAGATCGCACCACCACAATATCTCTTTCACCAAGAAGAGTTGATGAAGCAGGTTTCAACAGAAGAAGAAACGGATGAGATCTTTGACGAAGCTGTAGATTTTGTGGTCGAGCAGAACGGTGCGAGTGCTTCACTCATTCAACGCCGGTTCAAAGTAGGGTATAATCGTGCTGCCAGATTAATTGACCAGATGGAAGCTTATGGTATTATTTCGGAACAAAAAGGAAGCAAGCCGAGAGACATTTTATTAACGAGGCAGCAAATTGAAGAAATGATGGAGTAA
- a CDS encoding DUF1444 domain-containing protein has translation MKMTSIKMKKKLEERLANDQWKTTFNRDKDTFRVEWSNTGKGITITLPNVISKYEARGEEAIDELEDHVKEALRVMNEDHKLTGKEQHIFPVIRAASFPTETEQGKKLVHVDHTAETRIYYALDLGKSYQLIDEKMLEEESWSLDRIKEVAGFNVRSLPVEMKKDTVYGNDFYFHSARDGYDASRILNEALLEKLKAECKGELAISIPHQDVIIFADVQNSEGYDILAQMAMKFFAEGTVPVTSLSFLYEDKQLEPIFILAQKKPNKDRKEE, from the coding sequence ATGAAGATGACAAGTATTAAAATGAAGAAAAAGCTTGAAGAACGTCTAGCGAATGATCAATGGAAAACGACATTCAATAGAGATAAAGATACTTTCCGTGTCGAGTGGAGCAACACAGGAAAAGGAATTACTATAACTTTGCCTAATGTGATTTCAAAGTATGAAGCACGCGGGGAAGAAGCTATTGATGAGCTCGAAGACCATGTGAAAGAAGCTCTTCGAGTTATGAATGAAGATCACAAGCTGACAGGGAAAGAACAACACATCTTCCCAGTCATACGAGCAGCTTCTTTTCCAACGGAAACCGAACAGGGGAAAAAGTTAGTTCATGTCGACCATACGGCAGAAACACGTATATATTATGCTCTTGATCTAGGCAAATCTTATCAATTAATTGATGAGAAAATGTTAGAAGAAGAAAGTTGGTCTCTAGACAGGATTAAGGAAGTGGCTGGCTTTAATGTGCGTTCTCTTCCTGTTGAGATGAAAAAAGACACTGTGTATGGCAATGACTTTTATTTTCATTCGGCAAGGGATGGCTATGATGCAAGTCGTATCCTAAATGAAGCCCTTCTTGAAAAGCTTAAAGCCGAATGTAAAGGAGAGCTCGCCATCAGCATCCCTCACCAGGATGTCATTATCTTTGCCGATGTCCAAAATTCAGAAGGGTATGATATATTAGCTCAGATGGCTATGAAATTCTTTGCAGAAGGAACGGTGCCCGTTACTTCCTTATCGTTTTTATACGAGGATAAGCAGCTGGAACCGATTTTCATTCTTGCTCAGAAGAAACCGAATAAGGATCGAAAGGAAGAGTAG
- a CDS encoding thioredoxin family protein, which produces MITLESDQQMKELQNNESVIFLFSADWCPDCRVIEPFLPELEEKYTAWKFVYVDRDQFIHICAENDVFGIPSFLAFKGGEEVGRFVSKDRKTKEQIEEFINKLDQ; this is translated from the coding sequence ATGATTACATTAGAATCAGATCAACAAATGAAAGAACTTCAAAATAATGAATCTGTCATTTTCTTATTCTCTGCAGACTGGTGTCCAGATTGCAGGGTGATTGAACCATTCCTTCCGGAGTTGGAGGAGAAGTACACAGCTTGGAAATTCGTATATGTCGATCGTGATCAATTCATCCACATCTGCGCAGAAAACGATGTTTTCGGTATTCCGAGTTTTCTCGCTTTCAAAGGTGGAGAAGAAGTCGGCCGTTTTGTCAGTAAAGACCGAAAAACAAAAGAGCAGATCGAAGAATTTATCAACAAACTTGACCAATAA